The following coding sequences lie in one Aricia agestis chromosome 10, ilAriAges1.1, whole genome shotgun sequence genomic window:
- the LOC121730987 gene encoding titin homolog isoform X3 encodes MPLYSDHIISNMYYSGSPYTSPYSSPYSSSISPYGSFSASYLNPGGNYSSHSSITGYTRTPLTSRWITSGGRSYSPMLSTISEKGSSSPVRINSPRRTPISSRSYMPSTYTPRPININTADIDVSKDRYQSKLRDLSSHSSSSSSISDERNSSSEQNKKESSPATPDVEKKPNVGIDSSPGRMRSTIKRDRTVVRLHTIKRKDRDSPRKPPEISESQNKRNDLENEKPLEAMKWREKLASDLTYNVKKDKKTLGAKLVEKFKIKDDASEINANKIEKALLDTNIENQNTLNVNSSKFSRRCSMELLAEQASLLDSLIQNENLITVPLDISKIGVDTSQKNENLEFSKKRKLSEKRNELSTTKSDHSLHTRVLNDNDKGLSDAISINKRRSLKKSLSGGSICRLDCISELPKIEMSVKIHKIEENKTKLKPKITSSVEVTDPPSPIKFYVENVTVEEIPKQQKKDIIFSSSIDSEDTHSKITPQHRKSIKSKIRPKPHNSLQSDNTVSAEEDDCDNFWDKIGKRETVYLMQRKDNLTKEKNKRFLYWCPEDEEEITIIDDKILPPLDLIVEHNVENDDKKEEDLDLVVKDIVEKKDEKEEDMSHILTNNQDFHEENENNLHVLQTVPHSVNETKIAVDPQQNIKENNLSTEPFLDVEEDKIYVDSTKTIDKIKEPVSEREPEHLLSENESNNENKSIVSYVESESKNISQNQDGVIIPIEKMFTVQVTPVNDVSKDLIDEKSVEVKENKIKSMKKKTKSKNKINKDSSNTDSTSVKRKTKKILKSIAKNVKENQQSEEKEICEKCKKELDNDKNSDSNKNIDTTNLDRVKDEQNQNTVENKEISQDTCIKPSDEENSGIQIEEPTKSLCSENQKLGVDLTQVSDEIAASTVINDLCSTSGATCFVNNNLKEIKSSTSNEAVHGKGEDKLVNRSSPNVPTNTPVATKKPVKIEKAPIMLIAKPKPLQKKVPQIIHSSSSSESSDDESEDESESSSDSEEFFECETNVDGRTSTGSSDSGFDSSVPTSPAGFFHVKKENSMAYDLFRKTGRFTPPARSIPRFRKYTIEDFQFIKVLGKGSFGKVMLAELRETEYYYAVKCLKKDVVLEDDDVECTLIERKVLALGTNHPYLCHLFVTFQTDSHLFFVMEYLNGGDLMFHIQQSGRFPEPRARFYAAEIVSGLKFLHKRGIVYRDLKLDNILLDFDGHVRIADFGMCKLQIYLDKTADTFCGTPDYMAPEIIKGLKYSQTVDWWSFGVLLYEMLVGQSPFSGCDEDELFWSICNEMPSYPRFLSQESHSILTRLLDKDARTRLGGVECMHGDIRDQDFFRPIPWDKLERRELDAPFKPRVRHPLDTQYFDRAFTGERPRLTAIEPQVLRSMDQEAFRGFSYTNPNATDR; translated from the exons ATGCCTCTATACTCCGATCACATAATATCGAACATGTATTACAGTGGTTCCCCCTACACCAGTCCCTACAGTTCCCCCTACTCGAGCTCCATATCGCCATACGGATCGTTCAGTGCCTCGTATTTGAATCCCGGCGGAAATTATAGCTCCCATTCGTCGATAACCGGATACACCCGAACGCCGCTTACGTCGAGATGGATCACGAGCGGCGGCAGGTCCTACTCGCCGATGCTGAGTACGATCTCCGAGAAGGGGTCCTCGAGCCCGGTCCGAATCAACAGTCCGCGACGGACCCCGATATCCAGCAGAAGTTACATGCCGAGCACCTACACGCCGAGACCCATCAATATCAACACGGCCGACATTGACGTGTCGAAGGACAGATATCAATCTAAATTAAGAGATTTGAGTTCTCactcgtcgtcgtcgtcgtcgataAGTGATGAGCGAAATTCCAGTAGCgagcaaaataaaaaagaatctaGTCCGGCGACTCCGGATGTCGAGAAGAAACCCAATGTTGGAATCGACTCTTCCCCTGGCCGGATGCGGTCTACTATCAAACGCGATCGCACGGTCGTTAGACTGCATACTATTAAACGTAAGGACCGTGATTCTCCTCGCAAACCCCCAGAAATTTCGGAGTcacaaaacaaaagaaatgATCTTGAAAATGAGAAGCCATTAGAAGCTATGAAATGGCGGGAAAAACTCGCAAGTGATCTCACATATAATGTCAAGAAAGATAAGAAAACATTAGGCGCTAAGCTTGTAGAGAAATTTAAAATCAAGGATGACGCTAGTGAAATAAATGCAAATAAAATAGAGAAAGCTTTATTAGATACGAATATTGAAAATCAAAATACATTAAACGTTAATAGCAGTAAGTTTTCAAGGCGTTGCTCAATGGAATTATTAGCTGAACAAGCGTCTTTGTTAGATTCATTAATACAAAATGAAAATCTTATCACCGTTCCTTTAGATATTAGTAAAATAGGAGTAGATACTTCTCAAAAGAATGAGAATTTAGAGTTTTCAAAGAAACGTAAGTTATCCGAAAAACGGAATGAACTTAGTACAACGAAATCAGACCATTCTTTACATACTCGTGTTTTAAACGATAATGACAAAGGATTGAGTGATGcgatatcaataaataaaagaagGAGTTTGAAGAAGTCATTATCTGGAGGCAGTATTTGTAGATTAGACTGTATTTCTGAACTGCCCAAAATTGAAATGTcagtaaaaatacataaaatcgaggaaaataaaacaaaattaaaaccaaaaataacaTCTTCTGTAGAAGTTACCGATCCACCTAGCCCTATTAAGTTCTATGTTGAAAATGTAACTGTTGAAGAAATACCGAAACAGCAAaagaaagatataatattttcaagctCTATTGACAGTGAAGATACTCATAGTAAAATTACACCGCAACATCGAAAGAGTATTAAATCTAAGATTAGACCAAAACCACATAATTCTCttcaaagtgataatactgttaGCGCAGAAGAAGATGACTGTGATAATTTTTGGGACAAAATTGGTAAAAGAGAAACTGTTTATTTAATGCAAAGAAAAGACAATTTaacaaaagagaaaaataaGCGCTTTCTATACTGGTGTCCTGAAGACGAGGAAGAAATTACTATTATTGATGATAAGATCCTCCCACCTTTAGATTTAATAGTCGAACATAATGTTGAAAATGACGATAAAAAAGAAGAGGACTTAGATTTAGTAGTCAAAGATATTGTTGAGAAAAAAGATGAAAAAGAAGAAGACATGTCTCACATTTTAACGAATAATCAAGATTTTCACGAAGAAAATGAGAATAATTTACATGTTTTACAAACAGTGCCTCATAGTGTGAACGAAACAAAAATAGCTGTTGACCcgcaacaaaatataaaagaaaacaaCTTAAGTACAGAACCTTTTCTTGATgttgaagaagacaaaatatATGTAGACTCAACAAAAACCATAGATAAAATTAAAGAGCCAGTATCAGAAAGAGAGCCTGAACATCTATTATCTGAAAATGAgtcaaataatgaaaataaatccATTGTTTCCTATGTAGAAAgtgaaagtaaaaatatatcgCAGAATCAAGATGGTGTAATAATACCTATTGAAAAAATGTTTACTGTACAAGTAACGCCTGTCAACGATGTATCAAAAGACTTAATTGATGAAAAGAGTGTGGAAGTtaaggaaaataaaattaaatctatgaaaaagaaaactaaaagcaaaaacaaaattaataaggaTTCTAGTAATACAGATTCCACATctgttaaaagaaaaactaaaaaaatattaaaatcgattgctAAAAATGTTAAAGAGAACCAACAGTCTGAAGAGAAAGAAATATgtgaaaaatgtaaaaaagaattagataatgataaaaattcagattcaaataaaaatatagatacTACAAATTTAGACAGGGTGAAGGATGAGCAAAATCAAAATACAGTCGAAAACAAGGAAATTTCGCAAGATACATGCATTAAGCCATCAGACGAAGAAAATTCTGGTATACAAATTGAGGAACCCACTAAAAGTTTATGTAGTGAAAATCAAAAACTTGGGGTTGATTTGACACAAGTTAGTGATGAAATTGCAGCATCAACTGTTATTAACGATTTATGTAGTACGAGCGGAGCAACTTGTTTTGTTAACAATAACCTTAAAGAAATTAAGAGCTCTACCTCTAATGAAGCAGTTCATGGAAAAGGAGAAGATAAGTTAGTTAATAGAAGTTCACCTAATGTGCCGACAAATACGCCGGTCGCCACCAAAAAACCAGTCAAAATAGAAAAGGCGCCTATAATGCTTATTGCAAAGCCAAAACCGCTCCAAAAGAAAGTTCCGCAAATCATACATTCCTCCTCATCATCAGAAAGCTCCGATGATGAGTCTGAAGATGAAAGTGAGTCGAGTTCTGATTCTGAAGAATTCTTTGAATGTGAAACCAACGTCGACGGAAGAACCTCGACTGGGTCTAGTGACTCCGGGTTTGATTCGTCAGTTCCTACATCGCCTGCTGGATTTTTCCACGTGAAAAAAG AGAACTCGATGGCATACGATCTGTTCCGGAAGACGGGTCGGTTCACGCCGCCCGCGCGCTCCATCCCCCGCTTCAGGAAATACACTATTGAGGACTTCCAATTCATCAAGGTGCTGGGGAAAGGCAGCTTCGGAAAG gtgATGTTAGCGGAACTGCGGGAGACAGAGTACTATTATGCGGTGAAGTGTTTGAAGAAGGATGTCGTGTTGGAAGACGATGATGTTGAGTGTACCCTCATAGAGAGGAAGGTGCTCGCTCTCGGCACCAACCACCCCTACCTCTGCCATTTGTTCGTCACCTTCCAAACTGAT TCGCACCTGTTCTTCGTGATGGAGTACCTGAACGGCGGCGACCTGATGTTCCACATCCAGCAGAGCGGCCGCTTCCCGGAGCCGCGCGCGCGCTTCTACGCCGCCGAGATCGTCTCCGGACTCAAGTTCTTGCACAAGCGTGGAATTgtttatag gGACCTGAAGTTAGACAATATACTGCTGGATTTCGACGGTCACGTGAGGATAGCGGACTTCGGCATGTGCAAGCTGCAGATCTACCTCGACAAGACGGCAGACACCTTCTGCGGGACGCCCGACTACATGGCTCCTGAG ATAATCAAGGGTCTCAAGTACAGCCAGACTGTGGACTGGTGGTCGTTCGGCGTGCTGCTGTACGAGATGCTGGTGGGGCAGAGCCCCTTCAGCGGCTGCGACGAGGACGAGCTGTTCTGGTCCATCTGCAACGAGATGCCCTCCTACCCGCGCTTCCTCTCGCAGGAGTCACACTCCATACTTACTAGG TTGCTGGACAAGGACGCGCGCACGCGGCTGGGCGGCGTGGAGTGCATGCACGGGGACATTCGCGACCAGGACTTCTTCCGACCCATACCCTGGGACAAGCTCGAGAGACGGGAACTCGACGCGCCTTTCAAGCCGAGAGTG CGCCATCCCCTGGACACGCAGTATTTCGATCGCGCGTTCACGGGCGAGCGGCCGCGGCTGACCGCCATCGAGCCGCAGGTCCTCCGCTCCATGGACCAGGAGGCCTTCCGAGGGTTCTCGTACACCAACCCCAACGCCACCGATCGGTAG